A portion of the Amyelois transitella isolate CPQ chromosome 2, ilAmyTran1.1, whole genome shotgun sequence genome contains these proteins:
- the LOC106136835 gene encoding enhancer of mRNA-decapping protein 4 → MNCEFNEDLFEELSAKAIAVMQRINELNDGEWSFDQQNSRATSLLNAIEYRPPVSLDREIRRALSEFLDNEELKERIVTATAEAVKEVISGCLSKDMSDIYLPTMERSHRRLSRHMARVLTDAFERYENSAMFMKHTHRASRALRRSLEQHELLLKTSNPAALHQVVHDTIGQFLKTELKEWRQKVLEMLTTEPEDEPEEPSPSMLPTTPQPADPEISLVDQLMRTAVINKFIEDGDVNGAFSNALSASDLSLVMTACRGADPATVFTQPCLLEQSVLLSLIQQLATDLVHETQLKCRYLEDALINLNLTDPNTMAHLPMVVGDVRKHLMKFLHAYPSHAASRRVALIVMAVDNLPK, encoded by the exons ATGAATTGTGAATTTAACGAAGATCTGTTTGAGGAGTTGTCCGCAAAGGCTATCGCCGTTATGCAaag AATAAACGAGCTGAACGATGGGGAATGGTCGTTTGACCAGCAGAACTCTCGGGCCACTAGTCTGCTGAACGCGATCGAGTATCGGCCGCCCGTCTCTCTAGATCGAGAGATTAGGAGAGCGTTGTCGGAATTCCTAGATAAcgaa GAATTAAAAGAACGGATTGTAACTGCCACTGCAGAAGCCGTTAAAGAGGTGATCAGCGGCTGTCTGTCTAAAGACATGTCTGATATATACCTGCCCACCATGGAACGCTCCCATCGCAGACTCTCCCGGCACATGGCCAGAGTACTAACAGATGCCTTCGAACGGT ATGAAAACTCTGCCATGTTTATGAAGCACACACACCGCGCCTCTCGAGCGCTCCGCCGCTCCTTGGAGCAGCACGAGCTTCTGTTGAAAACCTCCAACCCCGCCGCCCTGCACCAAGTGGTGCATGATACTATAGGACA GTTTTTGAAGACCGAGCTGAAGGAGTGGCGGCAGAAGGTTCTAGAAATGCTTACGACGGAACCAGAGGATGAACCAGAGGAACCGAGTCCGTCAATGCTTCCCACTACACCACAGCCTGCGGACCCTGAAATATCATTAGTAGATCAACTG ATGCGGACAGCAGTAATCAACAAATTTATCGAAGATGGCGACGTGAACGGTGCATTCTCCAACGCCCTGTCAGCCTCCGACCTGTCCCTGGTGATGACGGCCTGCCGCGGTGCAGACCCGGCGACGGTGTTCACCCAGCCCTGCTTGCTGGAGCAGTCGGTGTTGTTGTCGCTTATACAACAACTTGCGACTGACTTAGTGCATGAAACACAACTAAAATGCAG ATATCTGGAAGACGCTCTTATCAACTTGAATCTGACCGACCCAAACACCATGGCCCACCTTCCCATGGTGGTCGGTGACGTCCGCAAACATCTGATGAAGTTCCTTCACGCCTACCCCAGCCATGCAGCCAGTCGCAGGGTTGCACTCATTGTCATGGCCGTCGATAATTTacctaagtaa